The following is a genomic window from Fusobacterium varium.
TACTTATTAGGCTCTTTTTTAAAGTTAGATTCTATTCCTCTCTTAATATTTTCTTTCATTTCATCGCTAACTTTTCCACTAAATTGTAATGTGGTTTCTATACTATCTTCTATAGCTTGTTTTATTATAGATGCTTGTTTCTTTTCATCTAACTCCATAAATTTATTGAAAGCTACTTCAGTAGAAATAGGTTTAGGTTCTTCTCCCTTGTTAACACCTAATTGATCTAATACAACTTGCTTAGGTAATTTTACTTCTATTTTAGAACCATAATTAAACTCTATAGCTTTTTCCAAGAATGACTTTGGTTTAATCTTAGCATTAATTTTAGTATATTCTATAGCTTGTAATATTCTATGTAATCCATAAGTAGCTATAGCATTTTTTATTAAAATTGGAATTGTTTTTAATCTTCTAAGATTATATGGAAGTTTTGATATAGCATATTCTATTTCACCTTCTGAAACTTTATACTTTTTATAAACCTCAAATTTTTTTACTCTAGCTTCTTCTACTTCATCATGCTGAGATATAACAAACTCTCCAAAAGCATTTTTATCTTCCATAAAATTATTTTGCTTAATCTTATTATGCTCTTCTGTGAAGTAAAACTCAAAATAAGCTGTATTCCACGTTCCTTCTTTTACAAATTGATAACTTTCTATCAATTTTTTTTCAAGTAACACCTTTGCTGCCTCTTCCAAACTTTTCTTATTCCTCAAATAATTCTTTTTATAAAGCTTTATTCCTATTCTCCCTGCTAATTTTAGGAAGTTTTCTTTATATACCAAATTATACATTCTAGCTTTAGTTATAAGCATATATAAATCTAGTGCCATTCCATTACTTCTTAATCCTAATAACTGAGAAGCTGAATACACTAAGTATCCTTTGCTCATGATATTCTGATAGAAATAATTACCAAAACTTATTACAAAGACTTCTTTTAATCTACTATCTTTAAAATATTTTTCTTGGAAGCTTCTTCTCTCTTCAGACATTTCAGAATACTTTTCTATATCACTTTTACTTACTTTAGTTATAATCTGTACCTCTAAAATTTTTGTTATTATTTTAGAATTTATAAGATTTTTCTCCTTACTTGAGTACAATGTATTATTAAAAACATAACTTGTTTTCCCAAGTCTTTCTAAAGCAATTCTAACTTTTTTATATAGAGATCTTTGAGAAGCTATTGTAACTTCCATATTATTTAGTATTTCACTTGCGGTAGTTACAAATGTATTCTTGTAGCCATTCTGCTTTATGATTTTACTCAAAGCTATAAAAACTGCTTTTTCAAACTCTCCAGGAACAACTTCATCTGCTGCTGGAATAATCTCAATAGTTTTATTTCTATTATCATTTATAACAAAACGTACTCTTACATTTGGTTTTATTTTTCTATTTTTAGTAAACAATGGATACTCTATAATATTCATATCCATTCTTACTAAGCCATTCTCTAACTCTGGAACATATATGGTTTGTTCAATTACCTTTTTGTTACTACTATCCTCATCTGTATCACTAATAACTTCTATTTCGTTATCCATTGCTACTCCTTTCTTTTTTTAATTTTTTTATATGTTTTTTATGGTTATTATGTTATAATAAAGCCGTAACTAATAATGTTAAAATGCTTACCGTAACTAATAATGTCAAAATGCTATTTAAGTATATCAGTTTTTTCAAGTTTTTTCAAACAAAAAAAAATGTATTTATACTGAAAGATAAAATTCGTTTAGGCTCAAGTTAATCATAATGGAAGCGAAATGTAACAACTAACATTAATAAAATACTCGTATTAGATGCGACTATCAAAATGCTGCCATATATGAAATATTTTAATAAATACCTTATCAGTTACGGCTAAATATATTTTTTAATTATATATTCGTATTGGATGAGTATATAAAATACTGTTTTATAAAAAATAATAACTAAAAATACCTTATTAGATACGGCTAAATATATTTCAGATAAAAATACTCGTATCAGATGCGAACCAAATATGCTATAGCATATAAGAAAGCATTTTAGATTACATTACTAGATACGGCTTTTATGCTTTTTTACTAATATACTCGTATTTGATGAGTGTAAAATATGCTTTTTTATATAAAATACTCATATTAGATGAGTATATAAAATGCTATAATAATAAAAATACTCGTATCAGATGAGTATTAAATATGCTATTTTATAGTTACTCGGATTTGATGAGACCATAAAAATGCTGCCTAAAAAGCACGATACTCGTATTAGATGAGCTAAATACTCGTACTTGATGCTCTAAATACTCGTATTTGATGAGTAAAAATACTCGTATTAGATGCGACTGGGGTAGCCGCACCTCGTATGAGTATTTAGGTCAATGAAATCAAGGGGTCATTCTCAAAAAATAACGATAGCATGCTGTCATACAATATAAATAGTGAACCTTAAACTATAGAGAAATATATACATGTATATTATATCTAATTACTTTTATCCAAATAGATAAGTTTAAATTTATTATTTAATTATGGATTTTATAAAGATACTCATAAAGTAAATAATTAAATAATAAAATATCATTGTTAGGAGGAATAAATAATGGCTTTACCTAAAAAAAAGAAACTTTCATTAAAAGAAAAAACTATAAATACTAAAAAAGTTCCTATAATCATTTCATTTGGTCAAAAAGGTGGAACAGGTAAGACAGAATTTTCTAGAACATTAGCATATTATTTTTCAGAAATAAAAAATGAAAAAGTTTTATGTATTGATGCTGATGCTCAAGGTAACTTTACTATGGCATTTAATGCAACTAACTTAGATAGACCTTCTCTTTTTGAATTAGTAGCAGGACAAGAATATTTTAAAATACCTATAAGAGATGAAAATAATAATATTATAGGATACGAAAATGTTCCTATGGAAGTAACAGTTAATAATACTATTGTTCATGTTAATGAAAATATAGATTTAATTCCTGCTGACATTAGAATGTGTATCTTAGCATTTAAAACTATATCTTTTAAAGATTCTTTACTTAAAAAAATATTAGATCAAATAGAT
Proteins encoded in this region:
- a CDS encoding ParA family protein produces the protein MALPKKKKLSLKEKTINTKKVPIIISFGQKGGTGKTEFSRTLAYYFSEIKNEKVLCIDADAQGNFTMAFNATNLDRPSLFELVAGQEYFKIPIRDENNNIIGYENVPMEVTVNNTIVHVNENIDLIPADIRMCILAFKTISFKDSLLKKILDQIDMSQYSAVIIDLGAGFGDMHVASLAIANYIVMPIQLEPNAVDGAVQMPYIIDLARKHLNNPDLDISAVIGTLYTPNRNIQKESIKKLEEFFGDQFLGLISRSTTVIESNTAKKSIFAYSPSSKSAKEFTEICEKIYQEIKNKEI